A window from Solanum stenotomum isolate F172 chromosome 5, ASM1918654v1, whole genome shotgun sequence encodes these proteins:
- the LOC125864033 gene encoding receptor-like protein Cf-9 homolog, translating to MNKVLKLLTQTAFTAIPHFVTGRAYSAEDQNDQLSGYFPKTRWNSSASIAELFLSGVNLSDNLPESLGYLTSMHSLYLNYCNLRGTIPESLSNLTHIEFLILEGSLSTLRLAACEVKEIEFLRSAKKLSDLDLSNNKLQGRIPDWAWSNWMFSLGSLNISQNMLTSEDSIPLQSVETLDLRSNLLQGSLPIPPNSIRYFFISHNNLSEEIPSSICNLTSLVMLDLARNNLKESIPQCLGNISRLEVLDMHRNNLFGTLPTIFTIESSLRSLNLHGNILEGKIPRTLANCKDLQVLDIGDNHLIDTFPTWLGTLSKLQVLSLRSNKLHGHIRTLRSENMFLQLRIIDLSYNAFTGNLPTIATKGLELELVRILTVYTTIDLSSNNFEGDIPSIMGDLIALRVLNFSHNRLQGEIPQQLASLTFLASLDLSHNHLQGCIPQGSQFDTFENNSYEGNDGLRGFPVSKGSGRNRVAMTNYTVSGLDDQESNSEFLSDFLKAALMGYGSGLCIELSIIYFMISTRNLKWLVRIIENLERKIIMRRRRKERSLRNYRRRNKRV from the exons ATGAACAaagtgctgaaa CTTCTGACGCAGACAGCTTTTACAGCTATACCACACTTTGTCACTGGACGagcatactctgcagaggaccag AATGATCAACTCAGTGGTTATTTTCCAAAGACTAGATGGAACAGTAGTGCATCTATCGCGGAGTTATTTCTCAGTGGTGTGAATTTATCTGATAATTTGCCTGAGTCTCTTGGCTATCTAACTTCGATGCATTCTTTGTATCTTAATTATTGCAACCTTAGAGGGACTATTCCTGAATCTCTTTCGAATCTCACCCACATAGAGTTTTTGATCCTTGAAG GATCTCTTAGTACGTTACGATTGGCTGCATGTGAAGTGAAAGAAATAGAGTTTCTAAGATCCGCAAAGAAGCTTTCTGACTTGGATCTTTCAAATAATAAGCTTCAAGGAAGAATTCCTGATTGGGCATGGTCTAACTGGATGTTTTCATTAGGATCTCTTAATATATCCCAAAATATGTTGACGAGTGAGGATTCAATTCCTCTTCAGTCTGTAGAAACCCTTGATTTGCGATCCAATTTGCTTCAAGGTTCACTACCTATTCCGCCAAATTCCATACGTTACTTCTTCATATCTCATAATAATCTTAGTGAAGAAATCCCTTCATCTATTTGCAATTTGACATCACTGGTAATGCTTGATTTGGCAAGAAACAACTTGAAGGAATCAATTCCGCAATGTTTGGGTAATATTAGCCGCCTTGAGGTTTTGGATATGCATCGCAACAATCTTTTTGGGACTCTCCCAACGATTTTTACGATTGAAAGTTCATTGAGAAGCCTCAACTTGCATGGCAATATACTAGAGGGGAAAATTCCTCGGACTTTGGCCAATTGCAAAGACTTGCAAGTTCTTGATATAGGAGATAATCATCTCATTGACACATTCCCGACATGGTTGGGAACTCTTTCAAAGCTTCAAGTTTTAAGCTTGAGATCGAATAAGTTGCATGGACACATTAGAACTTTAAGAAGTGAAAACATGTTTCTTCAGCTACGGATCATCGATCTCTCTTACAATGCCTTTACGGGAAACTTGCCTACGA TTGCAACCAAGGGATTGGAGCTTGAACTTGTACGAATTTTGACTGTTTACACCACTATTGATCTTTCAAGTAACAACTTTGAAGGAGATATTCCAAGCATCATGGGAGATCTTATTGCACTTCGAGTGCTGAATTTCTCTCATAATAGATTGCAAG GAGAGATACCTCAACAACTTGCTTCTCTTACGTTTCTTGCATCCTTAGATCTCTCCCACAATCATCTGCAAGGATGCATCCCTCAAGGATCTCAATTTGATACATTTGAGAACAATTCATATGAAGGCAATGATGGTTTACGTGGATTTCCTGTTTCAAAAGGTAGTGGTAGAAATAGGGTAGCAATGACAAATTATACTGTATCTGGACTAGACGATCAAGAAAGCAATTCTGAATTTCTGAGTGATTTTTTGAAAGCCGCTCTTATGGGCTATGGAAGTGGACTATGCATTGAATTATCCATAATATATTTCATGATATCAACTAGAAATCTGAAATGGCTTGTAAGAATCATTGAAAATTTGGAACGAAAGATAATTATGCGAAGGAGAAGGAAGGAGCGAAGTCTAAGGAATTACAGAAGAAGGAATAAACGCGTTTAG